The following are encoded in a window of Amycolatopsis solani genomic DNA:
- a CDS encoding ArsR/SmtB family transcription factor, which yields MALDEEALDRAFTALGDPVRRALVARLSRGEATVNELAEPFEITKQAISRHIQVLEQAGLITRSRDGQRRPCHLVPAALEALTGWIDTYRLATERSYRRLDAVLETLEEEK from the coding sequence ATGGCGCTTGACGAGGAGGCGCTGGACCGGGCGTTCACCGCACTGGGCGACCCGGTGCGCCGGGCGCTCGTCGCCCGGCTCTCCCGCGGCGAAGCGACGGTCAACGAGCTGGCCGAGCCCTTCGAGATCACCAAGCAGGCGATCTCGCGGCACATCCAGGTGCTGGAGCAGGCCGGGCTGATCACGCGCAGCCGTGACGGCCAGCGACGGCCGTGCCACCTCGTCCCGGCCGCCCTCGAAGCACTGACCGGCTGGATCGACACCTACCGGCTGGCCACCGAACGCAGCTACCGGCGGCTCGACGCCGTCCTGGAAACCCTGGAGGAAGAGAAATGA
- a CDS encoding TetR/AcrR family transcriptional regulator, giving the protein MSAGFQRARRPEQIAARRTAILAAAREMLARRPVAEISLRELSCQVGLAKSNVLRYFDSREAIFLEVLDGSWTAWLDELAFAELPGAHFAREERIAGTIAATLAERRLLCELISAMAPVLERNISLDFARGFKHRAAANLERLASLVRAAVPELTAEASRVFARGVVVVVSGAWPYANPTEAVALATAETGGAPAFETVVAENLTNLLAGLVARAR; this is encoded by the coding sequence ATGAGCGCCGGATTCCAGCGCGCCCGCCGTCCCGAGCAGATCGCGGCGCGCCGCACCGCGATCCTCGCCGCCGCCCGGGAGATGCTCGCGCGGCGGCCGGTCGCCGAGATCAGCCTGCGGGAGCTCAGCTGCCAGGTCGGGCTCGCGAAGTCCAATGTGCTCCGCTACTTCGACAGCCGCGAGGCGATCTTCCTCGAGGTCCTCGACGGTTCGTGGACGGCGTGGCTCGACGAGCTGGCGTTCGCGGAACTGCCGGGCGCCCACTTCGCGCGCGAGGAGCGGATCGCCGGGACCATCGCGGCGACGCTGGCCGAGCGGCGGCTGCTGTGCGAGCTGATCAGCGCGATGGCCCCGGTGCTGGAACGCAACATCTCCCTGGACTTCGCCCGCGGCTTCAAACACCGCGCGGCGGCGAACCTCGAACGCCTGGCGTCCCTGGTCCGCGCCGCGGTGCCGGAGCTGACGGCGGAGGCGTCCCGGGTGTTCGCCAGGGGCGTGGTGGTCGTGGTGTCGGGAGCGTGGCCCTACGCGAACCCGACGGAGGCGGTGGCACTGGCGACGGCCGAGACCGGCGGCGCGCCCGCGTTCGAGACGGTGGTGGCGGAGAACCTCACGAACCTGCTGGCCGGTCTCGTCGCGCGAGCGCGGTGA
- a CDS encoding ABC transporter permease encodes MTAQSATPVSARNAAFAGVLQRQGAAVVLVLGIAAAWFAFPHFGTADNLRSLVLQGSFLAVIALGMTFVIISGGIDLSVGSNYALGGVLAAWGAQYGIFVAILLPLAVCSLIGLINGLLIARTGMAPFIVTLASLLFARGLLLALTSEGATTYKVDPGSAFLWLGQGTIFGVGVPVYLTLILFALGGLLLRRTRFGQSVFAIGGAENSAMLMGLPVARTKISLYTLSGGLAGFAGVLTAAYLQSGVTVIGVGTELDAISVVVIGGTLLTGGAGTIIGTLVGVLLRTLIQNVINQIGTLDSNYQTVVSGAFLLVVVVIQRLLARSRTR; translated from the coding sequence ATGACAGCACAGTCCGCGACGCCGGTTTCGGCCCGCAACGCGGCCTTCGCCGGGGTACTGCAACGCCAGGGCGCGGCCGTCGTGCTCGTGCTCGGGATCGCCGCCGCGTGGTTCGCGTTCCCGCACTTCGGCACCGCGGACAACCTGCGCAGCCTGGTGCTGCAGGGCTCGTTCCTCGCGGTGATCGCGCTCGGCATGACGTTCGTGATCATCTCCGGCGGCATCGACCTGTCGGTCGGCTCGAACTACGCGCTCGGCGGCGTCCTCGCGGCCTGGGGCGCGCAGTACGGTATCTTCGTGGCGATCCTGCTGCCGCTGGCGGTGTGTTCGCTGATCGGGCTGATCAACGGCCTGCTCATCGCGCGCACCGGGATGGCGCCGTTCATCGTCACGCTGGCGTCGCTCCTGTTCGCCAGGGGGCTCCTGCTCGCGCTGACGTCCGAAGGCGCGACGACGTACAAAGTGGACCCCGGCTCGGCGTTCCTCTGGCTCGGGCAGGGCACGATCTTCGGCGTCGGCGTGCCGGTGTACCTGACGCTGATCCTGTTCGCGCTCGGCGGGCTCCTGCTGCGCCGCACCCGGTTCGGCCAGTCCGTGTTCGCCATCGGCGGCGCCGAAAACTCCGCGATGCTGATGGGCCTTCCGGTGGCCCGCACCAAGATCAGCCTCTACACCCTCAGCGGCGGGCTGGCCGGGTTCGCCGGCGTCCTCACCGCCGCGTACCTGCAGTCCGGCGTGACGGTGATCGGCGTCGGCACCGAGCTCGACGCGATCTCGGTCGTCGTCATCGGCGGCACGCTGCTCACCGGCGGCGCCGGGACGATCATCGGCACGCTCGTCGGCGTGCTGCTGCGGACGCTGATCCAGAACGTCATCAACCAGATCGGCACCCTCGACTCCAACTACCAGACGGTGGTGAGCGGGGCCTTCCTGCTCGTCGTCGTGGTGATCCAGCGCCTGCTGGCGCGCTCCCGAACCCGCTGA
- a CDS encoding LamG-like jellyroll fold domain-containing protein has protein sequence MFRPARKTRRWLTAAAAFAVAVSGLGTAPAASAADAPQWQRLTPPLSTPWTKDVSPTNALPDYPRPQLTRDKWQNLNGVWEFAKATPGEAAPVGKTLGERILVPYPVESALSGIMRHETNMWYRRTFEVPKNWQVGKGGQRLLLHFQAVDYDATVIVNGKTVGRHTGGYDAWSVDVTDALTTAKSQEVVVGVADPNDQGGQPIGKQRQPGDGIFYTPSSGIWQTVWLEPVASARIDRLDVTPDVASGSVTVNAVVGGPVKQRVEAVAYDHGRPVGRVSGDANKPLKLKVDRPHLWSPDDPFLYDLRVKLSGGDEVGSYFGIRSISVGKTADGKQRMLLNGKFVMQVGPLDQGFWPDGIYTAPTDAALKFDLEQEKALGFNMVRKHIKVEPDRWYYYADKLGLLVWQDMPAMKDDVEPSAASRVNYESEMKRMIDQHRSFPSIVTWVPFNEGWGDYEVGRIADEVKSWDPSRLVNAESGVNCCRSEPDSGKGDIYDDHTYTGPGTPIQTGTRAAVDGEYGGLGLKVAGHEFDAAGSFAYEMEPDSATLTRRYGELQQRLLLVAQRCGVSAGVYTQTTDVEKEVNGFFTYDRQVKKMDFAAVRAANLAVIKGATGAPVSGPSVPQGTPGIDGIAAYPFDENTGTTAADSVGDHDATLVGGASWTAGKSGSALAVNGSGQYADTGAALVNTEGSYSAAAWVKFNAVGDGFQTVVSQDGASNSAFFLQYSGQDHRLAMSFVGTRALAPTAPEANRWYHVAGVRDAAAGTLKLYVDGQLAATKSVCLGDASTGHTVIGRGQYGGNPVDFLNGAVDQVHVYDRALSDADVSALYTSGK, from the coding sequence ATGTTCCGCCCTGCCCGAAAAACCCGGAGATGGCTGACCGCGGCTGCCGCGTTCGCCGTCGCGGTGTCCGGCCTCGGCACCGCGCCCGCCGCGAGTGCCGCCGACGCACCACAATGGCAACGGCTCACCCCACCGCTCTCGACGCCCTGGACCAAGGACGTCTCCCCCACGAACGCCCTCCCCGACTACCCGCGGCCGCAGCTGACCCGCGACAAGTGGCAGAACCTCAACGGCGTCTGGGAGTTCGCCAAGGCGACCCCGGGTGAGGCCGCCCCGGTCGGCAAGACCCTCGGCGAACGCATCCTCGTGCCGTACCCGGTCGAGTCCGCGCTGTCCGGGATCATGCGCCACGAAACGAACATGTGGTACCGCCGCACGTTCGAGGTCCCGAAGAACTGGCAGGTCGGCAAGGGCGGGCAGCGGCTGCTGCTGCACTTCCAGGCCGTCGACTACGACGCCACGGTGATCGTCAACGGCAAGACCGTCGGCCGCCACACCGGAGGCTACGACGCCTGGTCCGTCGACGTCACCGACGCGCTGACCACGGCGAAGTCCCAGGAGGTCGTCGTCGGCGTCGCCGACCCGAACGACCAGGGCGGGCAGCCGATCGGCAAGCAGCGCCAGCCCGGCGACGGCATCTTCTACACCCCGTCCTCCGGCATCTGGCAGACCGTGTGGCTGGAGCCGGTGGCGTCCGCGCGCATCGACCGGCTCGACGTCACCCCCGATGTGGCGAGTGGTTCGGTCACGGTGAACGCCGTGGTCGGCGGGCCGGTCAAGCAGCGCGTCGAGGCCGTCGCCTACGACCACGGCCGCCCGGTCGGACGCGTGTCGGGTGACGCGAACAAGCCGTTGAAGCTCAAGGTGGACCGGCCGCACCTGTGGTCGCCGGACGACCCGTTCCTCTACGACCTGCGCGTGAAGCTGTCGGGCGGGGACGAAGTCGGTTCGTACTTCGGCATCCGGTCGATCAGCGTCGGCAAGACCGCCGACGGCAAGCAGCGGATGCTGCTCAACGGCAAGTTCGTCATGCAGGTCGGCCCGCTCGACCAGGGCTTCTGGCCGGACGGCATCTACACCGCACCCACCGACGCGGCCCTGAAGTTCGACCTGGAGCAGGAGAAGGCGCTCGGCTTCAACATGGTGCGCAAGCACATCAAGGTCGAGCCGGACCGCTGGTACTACTACGCCGACAAGCTCGGTTTGCTGGTGTGGCAGGACATGCCGGCGATGAAGGACGACGTCGAGCCGTCGGCCGCGTCGCGCGTGAACTACGAGTCCGAGATGAAGCGGATGATCGACCAGCACCGCAGCTTCCCGTCGATCGTCACGTGGGTGCCGTTCAACGAGGGCTGGGGCGACTACGAAGTCGGCCGGATCGCCGACGAGGTCAAGTCGTGGGATCCCTCGCGCCTGGTGAACGCCGAGTCCGGCGTCAACTGCTGTAGGTCCGAACCGGACAGCGGTAAGGGCGACATCTACGACGACCACACCTACACCGGCCCGGGAACCCCGATCCAGACCGGCACTCGCGCGGCCGTCGACGGTGAGTACGGCGGCCTCGGCCTCAAGGTCGCGGGCCACGAGTTCGACGCGGCGGGCAGCTTCGCCTACGAGATGGAGCCCGACAGCGCGACGCTGACCCGGCGCTACGGCGAGCTCCAGCAGCGTCTCCTGCTGGTCGCCCAGCGGTGCGGCGTCTCGGCCGGCGTCTACACGCAGACCACCGACGTCGAGAAGGAGGTCAACGGCTTCTTCACCTACGACCGGCAGGTGAAGAAGATGGACTTCGCGGCGGTCCGCGCGGCGAACCTCGCGGTCATCAAGGGCGCGACGGGTGCTCCGGTCTCCGGCCCCTCGGTGCCCCAGGGCACGCCGGGCATCGACGGCATCGCGGCCTACCCGTTCGACGAGAACACCGGCACGACCGCGGCAGACAGCGTCGGCGACCACGACGCCACGCTCGTCGGCGGCGCGTCCTGGACCGCGGGCAAGAGCGGTTCGGCGCTGGCGGTGAACGGGTCGGGCCAGTACGCCGACACGGGTGCCGCGCTGGTGAACACCGAAGGCAGCTACAGCGCGGCGGCGTGGGTCAAGTTCAACGCCGTGGGTGACGGCTTCCAGACCGTGGTCAGCCAGGACGGCGCGAGCAACAGCGCGTTCTTCCTGCAGTACTCGGGCCAGGACCACCGGCTGGCGATGAGCTTCGTGGGCACGCGGGCCCTGGCGCCCACGGCTCCGGAAGCGAACCGCTGGTACCACGTGGCCGGCGTCCGCGACGCGGCGGCGGGCACGCTCAAGCTGTACGTGGACGGCCAGCTGGCGGCCACGAAGAGCGTCTGCCTCGGTGACGCTTCGACCGGCCACACGGTGATCGGCCGCGGCCAGTACGGCGGCAACCCGGTCGACTTCCTCAACGGGGCCGTCGACCAGGTCCACGTCTACGACCGGGCGCTGTCCGACGCGGACGTGAGCGCCTTGTACACCAGCGGCAAGTAA
- a CDS encoding DNRLRE domain-containing protein — translation MRTARAGVAVALLAAGAAVGTAAPASASISTSIQSTSWSYTDSAQPKKSFVNPAGTAPVGAKVTADGKKHVSKSYFTFDLTGLRGAKVLNAELSAKEVTVADCAAPRTTELWVTAPSAKPPTWETQPAELSKLPGPGSLDGCPSNYLDWDAGPTLQQAIDAGRTSLTLVLRLPDGQQHNPRFARTHQPSLYISLEKNQAPDGPTSLTTRNRACAESPVVGLGDTRLFAIVTDPDDYQVGAEFAWWPVAHPDQRQTQALTRWTPGYPLWIDLAQDRLADGVTYDWQVRGTDELTSGPWSGTCRFTTDFTAPTTVPLVTSTDFPSELKPAGGVGVPGVFTFDARGDQDVVRFAVGESVPPQYVTADKPGGTATYTFTPRTDGPQRLLVRGVDAGGNSTPSTSYRFWVGNNGPSMTCAPAQAFLGETRQCTFGPHGTDGATEYVYRVDGEPEVTVPAGPDGTAAFTITPTDAAQRYDVEVRARMANGNLSADRTTQIAVDRGLPVIDAPANLMVGQPAVFTLHATLPGSATFTYDWDYGTPVTIPVGPDGTAQVTITPAAQGQHWLHARTTTAAGLGSAQNEVNVTAATNGPSVTSVEYPESAGGGYVTTPGTFTFTSPLPGAVSFTYRLQGADPATVPAGPDGTASAVLTPLTAGRQYLETTTTFADGTVSAGSYYWFIAESAAPPLTCDGSGSLRPGQVVHCTLAPVQPGLVSYGYAVNAGTETTVQPGPGGTAAFEFTVPADQTQYVLRLEAWSVNAAGLRTDTSYTSYWVDETAARVTKAV, via the coding sequence ATGAGAACCGCGAGAGCCGGGGTCGCGGTGGCGTTGCTGGCCGCGGGTGCCGCGGTCGGCACCGCGGCGCCGGCGTCGGCTTCGATCAGCACGTCGATCCAGTCGACGTCGTGGTCGTACACCGACTCGGCCCAACCGAAGAAGAGCTTCGTGAACCCGGCCGGCACCGCGCCGGTGGGCGCGAAGGTCACCGCGGACGGCAAGAAGCACGTGTCCAAGTCGTACTTCACGTTCGACCTCACCGGGCTGCGCGGCGCGAAGGTGCTCAACGCGGAGCTGTCGGCCAAGGAAGTCACGGTCGCCGACTGCGCGGCGCCACGCACGACCGAGCTGTGGGTGACGGCGCCGTCGGCGAAGCCGCCGACGTGGGAAACGCAGCCCGCGGAGCTGAGCAAGCTCCCCGGTCCGGGCAGCCTCGACGGCTGCCCGTCGAACTACCTCGACTGGGACGCCGGGCCCACGCTGCAGCAGGCGATCGACGCCGGCCGGACGTCGCTGACGCTGGTGCTGCGCCTGCCCGACGGCCAGCAGCACAATCCGCGGTTCGCCCGCACCCACCAGCCGTCGCTGTACATCAGCCTCGAGAAGAACCAGGCACCCGACGGGCCCACGAGCCTGACCACGCGCAACCGGGCCTGCGCGGAAAGCCCCGTCGTCGGCCTCGGCGACACCCGCCTCTTCGCGATCGTGACCGACCCGGACGACTACCAGGTCGGCGCGGAATTCGCGTGGTGGCCGGTCGCGCACCCGGACCAGCGGCAGACGCAGGCGCTGACCCGCTGGACCCCGGGCTACCCGCTCTGGATCGACCTCGCCCAGGACCGCCTCGCCGACGGCGTCACCTACGACTGGCAGGTCCGCGGGACCGACGAGCTGACGAGCGGGCCGTGGAGCGGCACCTGCCGGTTCACGACCGACTTCACCGCGCCCACGACGGTTCCGCTGGTGACGTCCACGGACTTCCCGAGCGAGCTGAAGCCCGCCGGCGGCGTCGGCGTCCCCGGCGTCTTCACCTTCGACGCCCGGGGTGACCAGGACGTCGTCCGCTTCGCCGTCGGCGAGTCCGTCCCGCCGCAGTACGTGACCGCGGACAAGCCGGGCGGCACGGCGACCTACACGTTCACCCCGCGGACCGACGGGCCGCAGCGGCTGCTCGTGCGCGGGGTCGACGCCGGCGGCAACAGCACGCCCAGCACGTCCTACCGGTTCTGGGTCGGCAACAACGGCCCGTCGATGACCTGCGCCCCGGCCCAGGCGTTCCTCGGCGAGACGCGGCAGTGCACGTTCGGCCCGCACGGCACCGACGGCGCCACCGAGTACGTCTACCGGGTCGATGGCGAGCCGGAAGTCACCGTGCCCGCGGGGCCGGACGGCACCGCCGCGTTCACCATCACGCCGACCGACGCCGCCCAGCGCTACGACGTCGAGGTGCGGGCCCGGATGGCCAACGGGAACCTGTCCGCCGACCGGACCACGCAGATCGCGGTCGACCGCGGCCTGCCGGTGATCGACGCACCGGCGAACCTGATGGTCGGGCAGCCGGCCGTGTTCACCCTGCACGCCACCCTGCCGGGCTCGGCGACCTTCACCTACGACTGGGACTACGGCACGCCCGTCACGATCCCGGTCGGCCCGGACGGCACGGCCCAGGTCACCATCACCCCGGCGGCGCAGGGCCAGCACTGGCTCCACGCGCGCACGACGACGGCGGCCGGGCTCGGCTCGGCGCAGAACGAAGTCAACGTCACCGCCGCCACCAACGGGCCGTCGGTGACGAGCGTGGAGTACCCGGAGTCCGCGGGCGGCGGCTACGTGACGACGCCCGGCACCTTCACGTTCACGTCGCCGCTGCCGGGCGCGGTGAGCTTCACCTACCGCCTCCAGGGCGCCGATCCGGCCACGGTCCCGGCGGGCCCGGACGGCACGGCGAGCGCCGTCCTCACCCCGCTCACCGCGGGCCGGCAGTACCTGGAGACGACGACCACGTTCGCCGACGGGACGGTGTCCGCGGGCAGCTACTACTGGTTCATCGCCGAGTCGGCCGCCCCGCCGCTCACCTGTGACGGCAGCGGATCCCTGCGGCCCGGCCAGGTCGTGCACTGCACGCTGGCGCCGGTGCAGCCGGGCCTGGTGTCCTACGGCTACGCCGTGAACGCGGGCACGGAGACGACGGTCCAGCCGGGCCCCGGCGGCACCGCGGCGTTCGAGTTCACGGTCCCGGCGGACCAGACCCAGTACGTACTGCGGCTGGAAGCCTGGAGCGTCAACGCGGCCGGGCTGCGCACCGACACGTCGTACACCTCGTACTGGGTGGACGAAACCGCGGCCCGCGTCACCAAGGCGGTCTGA
- a CDS encoding SRPBCC family protein: protein MSTTITAQPGTPFIEISREFAASPDKVLRAHTDPELVVRWLGPRGMEMELLEFDARSGGAYHYVHRDDRGEYRFRGVYHTVSADRIVQTFEFEGNPGEVCLESMPLIDLGGRTRIEGRSVFPSVEARDAAVKSGMNNGITQSYERLDAVLA from the coding sequence ATGAGCACCACGATCACCGCGCAGCCCGGCACCCCGTTCATCGAGATCAGCCGCGAGTTCGCGGCCTCCCCCGACAAGGTGCTGCGGGCCCACACCGACCCGGAGCTCGTCGTGCGCTGGCTCGGCCCGCGCGGCATGGAGATGGAACTGCTCGAGTTCGACGCCCGCTCGGGCGGGGCCTACCACTACGTCCACCGCGACGACCGCGGCGAGTACCGCTTCCGCGGCGTCTACCACACGGTGAGCGCCGACCGGATCGTCCAGACCTTCGAATTCGAGGGCAACCCCGGCGAGGTCTGCCTGGAGTCGATGCCCCTGATCGACCTCGGCGGCCGCACGCGGATCGAAGGCCGCTCGGTGTTCCCGTCGGTCGAAGCCCGCGACGCGGCGGTGAAGAGCGGCATGAACAACGGGATCACGCAGTCCTACGAGCGCCTCGACGCGGTGCTGGCGTGA
- a CDS encoding carboxymuconolactone decarboxylase family protein, which produces MTDERFELGLKTLTAIDGESGQRVLDNLADVSPALAEAVVSWGFGEIYARPGLAPRDRQLVTLGMLTALGGCEPQLEVHVNASLNVGLTPAEIVEALLHSAVYCGFPKALNATFTAKKVFAER; this is translated from the coding sequence ATGACCGACGAGCGCTTCGAACTCGGACTGAAGACCCTGACCGCCATCGACGGCGAGAGCGGGCAGCGCGTGCTCGACAACCTCGCCGACGTCTCCCCGGCGCTGGCGGAAGCCGTGGTGTCGTGGGGTTTCGGCGAGATCTACGCCCGGCCGGGACTGGCACCGCGCGACCGCCAGCTGGTGACCCTCGGCATGCTCACCGCACTCGGCGGCTGCGAGCCGCAGCTGGAGGTGCACGTCAACGCCTCCCTCAACGTCGGTCTCACGCCCGCGGAGATCGTCGAAGCGCTGCTGCACTCGGCGGTCTACTGTGGATTCCCGAAGGCGCTGAACGCGACCTTCACGGCCAAGAAGGTGTTCGCCGAGAGGTGA
- a CDS encoding PGPGW domain-containing protein, producing MGIGKQAKRVLIASAGAILLVVGVVLLVLPGPGLLLVLAGLLVLASEFPALEKYVDPVRDRAMKAAEDSVSSPLRIAGSVLAGLALLAAGIVWGTVKSLPFSGWSTGSSLILSSLILFALLIWSYRRVKSRRAEPAGRRD from the coding sequence GTGGGTATCGGCAAACAGGCCAAGCGCGTCCTGATCGCGTCGGCGGGCGCCATCCTGCTGGTGGTCGGGGTGGTGCTGCTCGTGCTGCCCGGCCCCGGCCTGCTCCTGGTGCTCGCCGGCCTGCTGGTGCTCGCCTCGGAGTTCCCGGCGCTCGAGAAGTACGTCGACCCGGTCCGCGACCGCGCGATGAAGGCGGCCGAGGACAGCGTTTCCTCGCCGCTGCGGATCGCCGGCTCGGTGCTGGCCGGGCTGGCGCTGCTGGCGGCGGGGATCGTCTGGGGCACCGTGAAGTCGCTGCCGTTCAGCGGCTGGAGCACCGGGTCGAGCCTGATCCTGTCGTCGCTGATCCTGTTCGCGCTGCTGATCTGGAGCTACCGCCGGGTGAAGTCGCGCCGCGCGGAACCGGCCGGCCGGCGCGACTGA
- a CDS encoding serine hydrolase domain-containing protein, translating to MTRLFLVLAALLLATATPAAAATAPPDVDGYVRAYLDHTGLPGAAVAVTHGGDVVRVAGYGHDAGGAPITASTRLPIASVSKSMTAFAVLRLAETGQLRLDEPVTRYLPDFRLADARGSRITVRMLLDQTSGMADSAFPDLKLAQPRTLAEAVTRLRDAPLASEPGAEFHYHNPNYEVAARIVEVVAGQPFAEYLRTRLFGPLGMTASGTVDAPPAGTTGYVRAFGIEVPVSEPDWFTGGSHGVLTTAQDLAKWLIAQRDGGGVLSPASAALAHTPAPGRGYALGWTVRDGRVSHTGDWFSHTAAQVLLPGGYGIAVVTNVGMALDNEAELLAQGIAGVLTGGSPDVSWPAGVIADWVLGALALIAVGLAVVGVRRARRKPRWWRVAPPLLPLGVLAFLPQLLGAVFAGRQGTYAQVLYVWPGLVIALGVAAAAGGSVAVARVSALVSGTRARDQEQSGETRGEHRWVSANRPSAS from the coding sequence ATGACCAGGCTTTTCCTCGTACTCGCGGCCCTGCTGCTCGCCACCGCCACGCCCGCGGCCGCCGCGACCGCACCCCCGGACGTCGACGGCTACGTCCGCGCCTACCTCGACCACACCGGCCTGCCCGGCGCCGCGGTCGCCGTCACCCACGGCGGTGACGTCGTCCGCGTCGCGGGCTACGGCCACGACGCCGGGGGCGCGCCGATCACCGCGTCGACCCGGCTGCCGATCGCGTCGGTGAGCAAGTCCATGACGGCGTTCGCGGTGCTCCGGCTCGCCGAGACCGGGCAGCTCCGGCTCGACGAACCGGTCACGCGTTACCTTCCGGACTTCCGGCTCGCCGACGCGCGGGGCAGCCGGATCACTGTCCGGATGCTGCTGGACCAGACGTCCGGGATGGCCGACTCCGCGTTCCCCGACCTCAAGCTGGCGCAGCCGCGCACCCTCGCCGAGGCGGTGACCCGGCTACGCGACGCGCCGCTGGCGAGCGAACCGGGCGCCGAGTTCCACTACCACAACCCGAACTACGAGGTGGCCGCCCGGATCGTCGAGGTGGTGGCCGGGCAGCCGTTCGCGGAGTACCTGCGGACGCGGCTGTTCGGGCCGCTCGGGATGACGGCGAGCGGTACCGTCGACGCGCCGCCCGCCGGGACCACCGGGTACGTCCGCGCCTTCGGGATCGAGGTCCCGGTGTCCGAACCGGACTGGTTCACCGGCGGCAGCCACGGCGTCCTGACCACCGCGCAGGACCTGGCGAAGTGGCTGATCGCCCAGCGCGACGGCGGCGGCGTCCTCTCGCCGGCTTCGGCCGCGCTCGCGCACACCCCCGCGCCCGGCCGCGGCTACGCGCTGGGCTGGACCGTCCGCGACGGCCGCGTGTCGCACACCGGCGACTGGTTCTCCCACACCGCGGCGCAGGTGCTGCTGCCCGGCGGCTACGGCATCGCCGTCGTCACGAACGTGGGCATGGCCCTGGACAACGAGGCGGAACTGCTGGCCCAGGGCATCGCGGGCGTGCTGACGGGTGGCTCGCCTGATGTCTCGTGGCCCGCCGGTGTCATCGCCGACTGGGTCCTCGGGGCGCTGGCGTTGATCGCCGTGGGGCTGGCGGTAGTGGGCGTTCGGCGGGCCCGGCGGAAGCCCCGGTGGTGGCGGGTGGCGCCGCCGTTGCTGCCGCTCGGGGTGCTCGCGTTCCTGCCCCAGCTGCTGGGTGCGGTGTTCGCCGGGCGGCAGGGGACCTACGCCCAGGTGCTCTACGTCTGGCCCGGCCTGGTGATCGCGCTCGGGGTGGCCGCCGCGGCGGGCGGTTCGGTCGCCGTGGCGCGGGTATCCGCCCTCGTGAGTGGCACGCGAGCCCGCGACCAGGAACAATCGGGCGAAACGAGGGGAGAGCACCGGTGGGTATCGGCAAACAGGCCAAGCGCGTCCTGA